GGCGCCTGGAGGCGCAGGCCACCTGAGCGTCGTCACGCCGATCGTTCTCCAGTCGAACGTCAACGAGGACTTTCCGAGCTTCGCGCGCGTCAACGTGACGCTCGTGCCCGAGCCGGTCACGGCCGTGACGTTGGTGGCCGGGGCGCTCGTTCTCCTCGTCCTGGCCGCACGCCGGCGCTGACAGACTCCAGTGTCGGGGTCACGAGCCGTTTCGGTTGGCACCCGAACGACCGCGACACCCCAGGGGCCCGTCTCTAGTCTTCGATCCACGGACTCTGTCGTAGCCGATCGATCACGAAGTCGACGAACCTCGAGACTCGAGTCGGAACGAAGTTCCGTGACGGGTAGACCATGTTGATCTCGATGGGGTCGCCTTCGAACCTCTCCAGGACGACCTCGACGTCTCCGTTCTCGATGTCCCCGGCATAGAGCCAGACCGGTGCCAGGGAGACCCCTTGTCCCGCGAGTACCGCCTCCCGGGCCGCGGAGGGGCTGTCTACGAGGAGTCGGCCATCCACTGGAATCGAGATCTCGCCGGTACGGGCGCGGAAGGACCAGAGTCGAAACGGAGAGATACAGCGGTGAACCGCCAGGTCTTTCGGATGTGACAACTTCGGGGTTCGCGCGAGGTAGTCGGGAGACGCGACAGCGACGCGCCGCGCGTTTCCGACACGACGAGTGACCAGCGAGTTGTCCGGCGGTGCACCGACTCGCAAGCCCACGTCGATTCCCTCGCCGACCAGATCCACCCACCGATCGGTCATCGTGAGATTCAGGGTGAGTCCCGGGTTCTCGTCAAGGAATCGCTCGAGATGCGGAACGACTTCTTGTGATCCGAGCACCGTTGGCAACGTCACGCGAAGCTCCCCGCGCGGCGCCCCAGAGGTTCCGACCGTCGCCTCGGCTGCCTCGAGTTGATCGAGTACCAAGAGGCATGCGCGGTAGTACTCCGAGCCTTCCTCGGTCAGGCTCAGTGTCCGGTTCGATCGCTGGATCAAACGCACACCGAGGTGCTCTTCCAGGGCCGCGATGTGTTTGCTCACCGTGGATTGGTTCATGCCTCGCGCGGTTGCCGCGCCAGAGAAGCTCCTCGTCTCGGCGACGCGCGCGAAGGTGGTCATCCAGCTGAATCGGTCCATATTGCGCGATTCCATTCTCGAATAGGAACCATTCCAAGGTTCCGTCTTTACGTCTCAGCTGGAATTGTTGAAGCTTCGGACGTGCCGACGCAACCAGGCACGCTTTGGAGGGAGATCCGCTCGATGCCCTATCGAGTTCTCAGCGGGGTCGTTGGTGTGCTGCTCGTGCTCGGAGGGGGCGTCTTTCTCATGGGCTTTCTCAGCGCCATGGGACCGGGGGGTACCGTGGACGGGTCACTCTCCCCGCTCGGCCCGAACGGTGTCTACTTCATGGCATTCACGGCGTGCGGATTGATCGGATGGGGTGGCGGCCTGATCGGAGTCGCACGCGAACCCGCGCTCGGACGCACGGTGGGCACCTTCACGATCGTCGCGATGATCCTGATGGCCTTCTACCGGTTCGTGGGCTGGTTCCTCGGTGACTTTGCCCATCTCGGCGTACTGCCTCGCGTCGAGGCATGGATCTTTCTCGCGATCGCGCTCGGCTTCGTGTGGTTGCGACCGCCTGCTCCAGAGAGGAACGCCGCATGACCCGTTGGATCTGGACGTTTGCCATTCTCGTCATCGCAGCGCTGACGATCATCGCGCCGAATACGGAGTTTGGTCGCCGGGGTAGCGACGCAGCAGTCCGCAGCGATGCGCCGTCGGCGTGGAAGGCCGTCGGTCAGTCTCTCCCGGAACTCTCGCTGCAACACCTCGACGGAACACCCTTCGACCTCTCGAGTCTCGCGGGGCATCGGGTGCTCCTCACCTTCGAACGCAGCGTGGATTGGTGACCCTTCACCAAGGCGCGGCTGGTTCAGCTGCGGGATGCATTCGAGAGTCACCCGGATGTCCACATCGTTTGGGTCATGGCGGACAACCAGGTGACACCCAAAGCACTCAGCTACATCGACGGCATGGGGCTACGCCAGCGCGTCCATTTCGCGATGGATCCCGAGAGCCGTGCGATCGATGGGCTCGGGCTGCGAAGGCCGAACCCCGAGCCCATCGAGGAAGGGGTTCCCCACCCTACGACATACCTCATCGATCGAGAAGGCACCGTGCGATTCGTCGACGTGCGCGAGGACTTCCGACTCTGGCTCGATCCGAGCGCGATCCTCAGCGCGCTGGCTCGACTGCCCACCCGTTAGCGATCGCTTGCTCATCGTCGGCCAAGTCCTGCGGTAGAACCGACACGAACGTGTCGCCTCGCCGGGCGAGTGACTGCCGCGTCGAGGGCAGCTTGTGCTAGGCGCGGCGGCGGCTGCGCATGGCAAGCGCGAAGACGCCCGCGAGAAGCTGGAGGGATGTCGCGGGCTCGGGAACGGGGACGAGTTCCTGCCAGAGCGCGATGTCGTTGCCCTGGCTGAAGAGGTTCGCGACCCCGCCCGGTGTGACAACGACGAGTTCGCTCGCGAGCACCTCGCTTTCGTAGCTCCAGCCTGCGGGCAGATCGAGCCCGCCAAGGCCGCCCACGACGGTCGGGTCGTAGGTGGCCGTCGACGCTCCGTCCATCGAGAAGAGCACGAACTCGGTGCCGCTCGTGTCCGTGACCGTGTGCAGGACGCTCCCGGCGTCGTAGGTGAGGGTGGTGTTTCGGGCGACCTGGGGGCGAGCGAACGCGCCCTGGGCGCCGAATCCGATGACCGTCCCGCTGAGCACCCGAGCGATGAACTCGTGGTCGTCGCCAGCGATCTCGGGGACCAAATCCAGCGAGGCGGGGGTTCCCAGCGGCGGCGCCGGCGCGATACTGACCGTCTCGTCCGCGATGAGGTATCGCGGGTTGATCGCCGTCGAGTTCTTCTCCCAGCTCGGCCCGGGCAGGGGCGCCGCGAGGTACTGCTCGAACGTGCAGTTGCAGAGGTAGACGTTCCGGGCGAACGGGTTCTCGCCCGTCAGCTCGCGGAGTTCGGGGTTGAGCGTCAGCGCCGAGGCGGAGCCGGGGAGCCCCCCCACCAGGAGGGCCGGTGCGAGGAGGAAGGCGGCGACGATGGAAACGAGTCGAAGCGGGAGCTTCATCGAGGGATCTCCAATCTCGTGAGTTCGTAAACAATTGAAAATCTGATTCTCAATAGTTTAGAATCAGAACACAAGCGATTTTCCAGG
This region of Myxococcota bacterium genomic DNA includes:
- a CDS encoding LysR family transcriptional regulator codes for the protein MESRNMDRFSWMTTFARVAETRSFSGAATARGMNQSTVSKHIAALEEHLGVRLIQRSNRTLSLTEEGSEYYRACLLVLDQLEAAEATVGTSGAPRGELRVTLPTVLGSQEVVPHLERFLDENPGLTLNLTMTDRWVDLVGEGIDVGLRVGAPPDNSLVTRRVGNARRVAVASPDYLARTPKLSHPKDLAVHRCISPFRLWSFRARTGEISIPVDGRLLVDSPSAAREAVLAGQGVSLAPVWLYAGDIENGDVEVVLERFEGDPIEINMVYPSRNFVPTRVSRFVDFVIDRLRQSPWIED